In one window of Desulforhabdus amnigena DNA:
- a CDS encoding efflux RND transporter periplasmic adaptor subunit, translating to MDVAAITVNPKDVPVTYEYIAQVQSSRQVSIQARVNGFLERRVYTEGAIVKEGQILFLMDQKPFKVQLEQAKAALARQQAAFDVARQNLARVKPLAAANALSQKDLDDATGQFQSAAAAVEQAKATVEQAKLNLSYTVITSPVTGITSSAEQADGTYLNPSNSQLTTVTVISPAYVNFSISENDRLRYRDQVAKGLLIEPKDRKYIAEVVLADGSIYPHMGKVTFADPSFNARTGTFLIRSTVENPDGLLRPNQYVRIRLKGALRPNAILVPQRAVQQGSKGHFVWVVDKDDKAELRPVVVGEWHENDWFIYEGLHTGDRVVVDGVLPLRPGTPVKVNTLAEKG from the coding sequence GTGGATGTTGCCGCAATCACTGTGAATCCGAAGGATGTTCCCGTTACATATGAATATATCGCTCAGGTGCAGAGTTCGCGGCAGGTGAGTATTCAGGCGCGGGTCAATGGCTTTCTGGAAAGGCGGGTCTACACCGAAGGCGCCATTGTCAAGGAGGGGCAAATCCTCTTTTTGATGGATCAAAAGCCATTCAAGGTGCAGCTGGAACAGGCCAAGGCAGCTCTTGCCAGGCAGCAAGCGGCTTTCGATGTGGCGCGTCAAAATTTAGCCCGCGTAAAACCGCTGGCAGCAGCAAACGCTCTTTCCCAGAAAGATCTGGACGACGCGACAGGTCAATTCCAATCCGCCGCCGCCGCTGTCGAACAGGCCAAAGCTACAGTCGAACAGGCGAAGCTCAACCTCTCCTACACCGTTATCACCTCGCCGGTGACCGGCATCACCAGTTCCGCAGAGCAGGCGGACGGAACCTATTTGAATCCCTCCAACAGCCAACTGACTACTGTTACAGTGATCTCGCCAGCCTATGTCAATTTCAGCATTTCCGAAAATGATCGCCTACGATACCGCGACCAGGTCGCCAAGGGGCTTCTTATCGAGCCCAAGGACAGAAAGTACATTGCCGAGGTCGTTCTTGCCGACGGATCGATCTATCCACACATGGGGAAGGTCACTTTCGCCGATCCTTCGTTTAACGCCCGGACGGGAACGTTCCTCATCCGTTCCACCGTTGAAAATCCGGATGGCTTGCTGCGCCCGAACCAATATGTGCGTATCCGCCTCAAAGGGGCGCTTCGGCCCAACGCGATTCTTGTTCCTCAGCGCGCGGTCCAACAGGGATCCAAAGGTCATTTCGTGTGGGTGGTGGACAAAGACGACAAAGCCGAACTGCGCCCCGTGGTGGTGGGCGAATGGCATGAGAACGACTGGTTCATTTACGAGGGTCTGCACACAGGCGATCGGGTGGTAGTTGACGGCGTTCTTCCCCTTCGACCCGGCACTCCAGTGAAGGTCAACACACTCGCCGAGAAGGGCTGA
- a CDS encoding HD domain-containing phosphohydrolase → MEKMPKILVVDDEYHNLFLMHGFLVPLGYEVSISSDGEEAIEFARKGAFDVILLDINMPEMDGFEVLARLRSGEETKFVPVVMVTGQGEVEHRVRALELGADDFLTKPVDWMELKARVRSLVKVKAYHDHMMNHQRKLEEEVNRRTLELRRATEKLHEAHNKLKEASLDTIYRLSRAAEFRDEDTGGHIKRMSEYAAAVGRKMGLNEKTVEGILYAAPMHDVGKIGIPDRILLKPGKLDAEEWEIMKQHTLMGARILEGASGGFISLAAVIALTHHEKWNGKGYPRGLSGTQIPLVGRVVAIADVFDAMTSKRPYKEPFPVEKAFRIIEESRGSHFDPAVVDAFTAIKDEILEIKGSSDGYDNNSPLFPKY, encoded by the coding sequence ATGGAAAAAATGCCCAAAATCCTCGTGGTTGATGATGAGTACCATAACCTGTTTTTGATGCATGGTTTTTTAGTGCCTCTCGGCTACGAAGTCAGTATATCGAGTGACGGGGAAGAGGCGATTGAATTTGCGAGGAAAGGTGCTTTCGACGTTATCCTGCTGGATATCAATATGCCGGAAATGGATGGATTCGAAGTCCTTGCACGTTTGAGAAGCGGAGAGGAAACAAAGTTTGTCCCCGTTGTTATGGTTACAGGGCAGGGAGAGGTGGAACATCGAGTGCGGGCTCTGGAACTTGGAGCGGATGATTTTTTGACAAAGCCGGTGGATTGGATGGAGCTCAAGGCGAGGGTCCGTTCGCTGGTCAAGGTCAAAGCCTATCACGATCATATGATGAATCATCAGCGGAAACTCGAAGAAGAAGTGAATCGACGAACTCTGGAGTTGCGCCGAGCCACGGAGAAGTTGCATGAAGCTCATAACAAACTGAAGGAAGCCTCACTCGATACCATCTACAGGCTTTCGCGCGCTGCTGAATTCCGGGACGAAGATACCGGAGGGCACATCAAGCGCATGAGCGAGTATGCCGCTGCCGTAGGGCGCAAGATGGGCTTGAATGAGAAGACCGTCGAAGGAATTCTTTATGCCGCTCCAATGCATGATGTGGGAAAGATAGGGATACCCGACCGGATTCTACTGAAACCGGGCAAACTGGATGCCGAGGAATGGGAAATAATGAAACAACACACCCTCATGGGCGCCAGAATTTTGGAAGGGGCTTCGGGAGGTTTCATCAGTCTGGCTGCGGTGATCGCTCTCACGCATCATGAAAAATGGAATGGGAAAGGATATCCAAGAGGGCTGTCGGGAACGCAAATTCCTTTGGTGGGCCGGGTTGTGGCGATTGCCGATGTTTTCGATGCCATGACATCCAAGAGACCTTACAAGGAACCTTTTCCGGTGGAAAAGGCCTTTCGCATCATTGAAGAATCACGGGGATCACATTTCGATCCGGCAGTAGTGGATGCTTTTACGGCGATCAAGGACGAAATTCTGGAGATTAAAGGGAGCAGTGATGGATACGATAACAATTCCCCTTTATTTCCAAAGTATTGA
- the fsa gene encoding fructose-6-phosphate aldolase, translating into MKFFIDTANLAEIKEAHSLGILDGVTTNPSLIAKEGISNREAFEKHIKTICEIIEAPVNAEVVSTSADEMIAEGKKLAAIDPHVVVKIPMITEGLKAVKQLSEEGIRTNVTLVFSPLQALMAAKAGASYISPFVGRLDDIAHDGMAIVEQIIDIFSNYLFETEVIVASVRNPLHVLLAAKFGADIATIPFKVIDQLAKHPLTDIGLTNFLKDWQKVEK; encoded by the coding sequence ATGAAATTTTTTATCGATACTGCAAATCTTGCCGAAATAAAGGAAGCTCACAGTTTGGGAATCCTGGATGGGGTTACCACCAACCCGTCTCTCATCGCCAAAGAAGGCATCTCGAACCGTGAAGCTTTTGAAAAGCATATAAAAACCATCTGCGAGATCATCGAGGCCCCTGTCAATGCGGAGGTGGTGAGCACGAGTGCGGATGAAATGATTGCCGAAGGAAAGAAGCTCGCTGCAATTGATCCCCACGTGGTCGTGAAGATTCCCATGATCACAGAAGGGCTCAAAGCCGTTAAACAACTCTCCGAGGAGGGAATCCGCACGAATGTCACTCTTGTCTTTTCGCCCCTGCAGGCATTGATGGCAGCCAAAGCCGGCGCATCTTACATCAGTCCCTTTGTGGGGCGGCTCGACGATATAGCTCATGACGGGATGGCAATCGTTGAGCAGATCATCGATATTTTTTCCAACTATCTTTTTGAAACTGAAGTCATTGTGGCAAGCGTTCGTAATCCTTTACATGTTCTCCTGGCAGCGAAATTCGGTGCCGACATTGCCACTATTCCCTTTAAAGTGATTGATCAACTGGCAAAACACCCACTCACGGACATCGGGCTAACCAACTTTTTGAAGGATTGGCAAAAAGTTGAAAAGTGA
- a CDS encoding efflux transporter outer membrane subunit: MWRFILLVSVVLAAGCMFGPDYRRPNLDIPQSFRYEEKDARDTTNTDWWKALQDPVLDSLIDEALANNLTVKIAAANIEQAEGILEQIRAPLFPQVNYSGSALRERVSELGATPLSSLVPNPQNSFQLFAGATWEVDLWGRIRRLSEAARADLLATREARQGVILSLVASVANSYIQLRGLDAQLEIAKRTLAAYGESVRLFELQFNHGQVSQMTVEQARSQYQTAATAIPQIESQIAQTENALSILLGRNPSSIARGESILHLTLPTVPTGLPSQLLERRPDLAQAEQNLIAANAQIGAAKALYFPSISLTGALGTQSSELSNLFKGPARTWNYTGSFIGPIFTAGAISGQVKQAEAGQQAALLGYKNAILNAFSDVENTLVIRQKLSEQLQAQQELVTSLKEYSRLAWMQYKGGYTPYLTVLDAESQLFPAELNYAQTRTSLLTAYVNIYKALGGGWVDRAEMRTEVPTP, encoded by the coding sequence ATGTGGCGGTTCATTCTCCTTGTGTCCGTTGTCTTAGCTGCAGGCTGCATGTTCGGTCCCGATTATCGGCGGCCAAACCTCGATATTCCACAGTCTTTTCGCTATGAAGAAAAAGACGCCCGCGATACCACGAATACCGACTGGTGGAAAGCGCTTCAGGACCCGGTGCTGGACTCCCTCATCGACGAAGCACTGGCAAATAATCTGACGGTCAAGATTGCCGCCGCCAATATTGAACAGGCAGAGGGGATCCTCGAGCAGATCCGCGCGCCGCTTTTCCCGCAGGTCAACTACAGCGGAAGCGCCTTACGCGAACGAGTGAGCGAACTCGGTGCGACTCCGTTATCGTCCCTTGTGCCGAACCCACAAAATTCTTTCCAACTATTTGCCGGCGCTACCTGGGAAGTTGATCTGTGGGGTCGCATCCGGCGGCTCTCCGAGGCTGCACGGGCAGATCTCCTGGCCACCCGTGAGGCCCGCCAGGGAGTGATCCTTTCCCTCGTCGCCTCAGTGGCCAACAGCTATATCCAGCTTCGCGGCCTCGATGCGCAGCTCGAGATCGCCAAACGCACTCTCGCCGCTTACGGAGAGTCGGTCAGGCTCTTCGAGCTGCAGTTCAACCATGGTCAGGTCTCCCAGATGACCGTCGAGCAGGCCCGATCCCAGTACCAGACTGCCGCGACAGCCATACCCCAGATCGAATCACAGATCGCTCAGACGGAAAACGCTCTGAGCATCCTCCTCGGCCGCAACCCCAGTTCCATAGCACGGGGTGAATCCATTCTGCACCTTACACTGCCCACGGTTCCAACCGGCCTGCCGTCACAATTGCTCGAACGCCGCCCCGACCTGGCTCAGGCGGAACAGAACCTGATTGCTGCCAATGCCCAGATCGGTGCAGCCAAGGCACTGTATTTCCCGAGCATCTCCCTTACAGGAGCCTTGGGCACGCAGAGTTCTGAATTGTCCAATCTCTTCAAGGGACCGGCACGAACGTGGAATTACACCGGGTCCTTTATAGGACCGATTTTCACGGCTGGAGCCATTTCAGGACAGGTCAAACAGGCCGAAGCGGGGCAGCAGGCGGCACTCTTGGGCTATAAGAATGCCATCCTGAACGCCTTCAGCGACGTGGAAAATACCTTGGTGATCCGTCAGAAACTCTCCGAGCAACTCCAAGCCCAGCAGGAACTGGTTACCTCTCTCAAGGAATACTCCCGTTTGGCATGGATGCAGTACAAAGGCGGCTACACACCCTATCTCACCGTCCTCGACGCCGAGTCGCAGCTCTTTCCCGCCGAGCTCAATTATGCACAGACAAGGACATCCCTTTTAACGGCCTATGTTAACATTTACAAAGCCTTGGGGGGTGGTTGGGTGGACAGAGCGGAAATGCGGACAGAGGTTCCGACGCCATGA
- the pgsA gene encoding CDP-diacylglycerol--glycerol-3-phosphate 3-phosphatidyltransferase — protein sequence MTRSDFSRQSLTTLPNVLTYLRMATIPIIIVLLSPPASVKSLNVAFVLFILASITDYLDGILARRHNLVTSFGKLIDPLADKLLTSAVLIMLIALNKVQPWLVFLIIGREITITGLRSVAAGHGLILNASRMGKNKMISQTVALSLLLLAIPDLQPFLDGLGLFVLWVSVLLSYWSAMGYFVSFYHEAKKQEQQRD from the coding sequence ATGACTCGAAGTGACTTTTCCAGACAAAGTCTCACCACATTACCAAACGTCCTGACGTACCTCAGGATGGCTACTATTCCCATTATTATCGTTCTTCTCTCTCCACCTGCATCGGTCAAAAGTCTGAACGTCGCATTCGTGCTTTTCATCCTCGCATCAATTACGGACTATCTCGACGGGATATTGGCCCGACGACACAACCTGGTCACTTCCTTCGGCAAACTCATCGATCCCCTGGCGGACAAGCTCCTCACGTCTGCCGTGCTAATCATGTTGATAGCTTTGAACAAAGTGCAGCCATGGCTTGTCTTTCTGATCATAGGCCGCGAGATTACCATTACGGGTCTCCGATCCGTCGCTGCCGGCCATGGACTTATTTTGAATGCCAGTCGTATGGGAAAAAATAAAATGATCTCCCAAACGGTGGCACTGAGTCTGCTGCTACTCGCTATCCCCGATCTTCAACCCTTCCTGGATGGACTGGGTTTGTTCGTCCTCTGGGTATCCGTCCTTCTCAGCTACTGGTCTGCCATGGGTTATTTCGTAAGCTTTTACCATGAAGCGAAGAAACAGGAACAACAGCGGGATTGA
- a CDS encoding transglycosylase SLT domain-containing protein has translation MRLLAYTLGRILLTVFIVSSVCLPCPKGVRAEIYRYVDRDGVIHFTNMPTQSDFKRLPSLPLYTYLPKGRQQNYVRQQPSRLLPSSSISKNSNYDRHIFVACNRYGVDHNLVKAVIKAESAFDPQAISPKGAMGLMQLMPETSRDLGVDDPLDPYQNIEGGVRYLRFLLNRFNNDVTLALAAYNAGPENVQKHGGIPPFDETQNYVQKVMDLYSRYSQ, from the coding sequence GTGAGACTTTTGGCGTACACACTTGGTAGGATTCTTCTGACGGTATTTATAGTTTCAAGTGTCTGTCTCCCCTGTCCAAAAGGAGTCCGGGCGGAGATCTACAGGTATGTGGACCGGGATGGGGTGATTCATTTCACCAACATGCCCACACAGTCGGATTTCAAGAGACTTCCCTCTTTGCCGTTGTATACGTACCTGCCCAAAGGTCGTCAACAAAACTATGTGAGACAGCAACCATCACGGTTACTTCCTTCCTCTAGCATTTCGAAGAATTCCAACTATGACCGTCACATCTTCGTAGCCTGCAACCGATATGGAGTAGACCATAACTTGGTCAAGGCGGTCATAAAAGCGGAATCGGCTTTTGATCCCCAAGCCATTTCTCCTAAGGGTGCCATGGGGTTGATGCAGCTCATGCCCGAAACATCCAGAGATTTGGGAGTTGACGATCCGCTGGACCCATATCAAAATATTGAAGGTGGGGTGCGTTACCTTCGGTTCTTGCTCAACCGCTTCAATAATGACGTTACACTCGCCTTAGCCGCTTACAATGCAGGCCCTGAAAATGTACAGAAGCATGGAGGCATTCCTCCGTTCGATGAAACTCAAAACTACGTTCAGAAGGTGATGGATCTATACTCCCGCTACAGCCAATAG
- a CDS encoding DUF4410 domain-containing protein, translated as MSRRFVLGGIFGCIMFLGWGIGPGAYATTGTSDNQETSIQPTVMPDVIWVENFEIDSADVTDRQGVLGGESRERRPLLRGEGLLHRQQDPASKGRELVDLLSSSLTRELNDRSLPARRLLPGQPLPDKGWLIRGQFLEVDEGNRARRAIIGFGSGETHMEVQVTVTDQGTHPDSPFLLFGTTAESGKMPGAIILMNPYVAAAKFVLSKNASEKDVKHTAGQIAAEIVSYMKRRGLLPQ; from the coding sequence ATGAGTCGGCGATTCGTCCTTGGCGGGATCTTCGGTTGTATTATGTTTCTCGGGTGGGGGATCGGGCCCGGTGCGTATGCGACTACCGGAACCAGCGACAATCAAGAAACGTCTATTCAGCCAACGGTCATGCCCGACGTGATCTGGGTGGAGAACTTCGAGATCGATTCAGCCGACGTGACCGACCGGCAGGGGGTACTTGGAGGCGAAAGCCGGGAAAGGAGGCCGCTTCTGAGGGGAGAAGGGCTTCTGCATCGTCAGCAGGACCCGGCATCCAAAGGCCGTGAACTCGTCGATCTCCTCTCATCGTCCCTGACCAGGGAACTCAACGACCGATCTCTTCCTGCGCGACGTCTTTTACCCGGTCAACCTTTGCCCGACAAAGGATGGCTGATTCGAGGACAGTTCCTGGAAGTCGACGAGGGAAACCGGGCCCGTCGCGCAATCATCGGTTTTGGCTCCGGGGAGACGCATATGGAGGTCCAGGTGACCGTTACTGACCAGGGTACTCATCCCGATTCACCCTTCCTCTTGTTCGGCACGACGGCGGAGAGCGGGAAAATGCCGGGAGCGATCATCCTCATGAATCCATATGTGGCCGCAGCCAAATTTGTCCTGTCCAAAAATGCATCGGAAAAGGACGTGAAGCATACTGCGGGTCAGATCGCCGCCGAGATCGTGAGCTACATGAAAAGACGCGGCCTTCTACCCCAGTAG
- a CDS encoding DUF3300 domain-containing protein, with translation MNVRTICRFVVMGFLAALVTGHPEAFGQGRDNAPTFSQEELDQMLAPIALYPDSLLAQVLVAATYPIEVVQADRWVKQNKNLKGERLNDALDKMNWDLSVKALVPFPQVLSMMSEKLEWTQKVGDAFLAQQADVMDTIQKLRTKAQAQGNLKTNKEQKVVVQDNAIVIEPANPTIVYVPIYDPAIVYGSWWYPAYPPYPYYPAGAVVAAGAFGFAAGVAVGAAWNDGWGRWNWGHHDIDVNINRNININRDTIANYQTASWKHDAVHRGGVPYHDAATRERYGQQGPGTAEGRQDFRGFSREEREGMQHFRGEEPATGTRPSAESTLQGLRQREGVMQRQAPEAFEGMGNGREARMNSDRGRMSREMSSGAFGHEGLGGGRGAGGFEGFGGRRGGGGPGLRR, from the coding sequence ATGAATGTAAGGACTATTTGCAGGTTTGTAGTGATGGGGTTCCTGGCTGCGCTCGTGACGGGTCACCCCGAAGCTTTCGGGCAGGGCCGGGATAACGCTCCGACATTCAGCCAGGAAGAACTCGACCAGATGTTGGCACCGATCGCCCTCTATCCTGATTCGCTGCTTGCTCAGGTTCTGGTGGCGGCGACTTATCCCATTGAGGTAGTGCAGGCGGACCGGTGGGTAAAGCAAAACAAGAACCTCAAAGGGGAGCGGCTTAATGATGCTCTGGACAAGATGAATTGGGACCTCAGCGTGAAAGCATTGGTACCGTTTCCTCAGGTTCTCTCTATGATGAGTGAAAAATTGGAATGGACTCAGAAGGTAGGTGACGCTTTCCTGGCTCAGCAGGCAGATGTCATGGACACGATCCAAAAACTGCGCACCAAGGCTCAAGCTCAGGGAAACCTTAAGACCAATAAAGAACAGAAGGTTGTTGTTCAAGATAATGCGATCGTGATTGAGCCCGCCAACCCAACCATTGTGTACGTACCCATTTACGATCCGGCCATTGTCTACGGTTCATGGTGGTATCCGGCATATCCGCCCTATCCATATTATCCTGCAGGAGCGGTCGTTGCGGCTGGAGCATTCGGCTTTGCCGCGGGTGTCGCTGTCGGAGCAGCATGGAATGACGGCTGGGGCAGATGGAACTGGGGACATCATGATATCGACGTCAATATCAATCGAAACATCAACATCAACCGGGATACGATTGCAAATTATCAGACCGCAAGCTGGAAGCACGATGCTGTTCACCGGGGCGGCGTTCCGTATCACGATGCAGCCACTCGTGAGAGGTACGGTCAGCAAGGCCCGGGCACAGCGGAGGGTCGGCAAGATTTCAGAGGCTTTTCTCGGGAGGAGAGAGAAGGAATGCAGCATTTTAGGGGAGAGGAGCCTGCGACTGGGACAAGACCCTCTGCAGAGTCGACACTTCAAGGCTTGCGGCAGCGTGAAGGCGTAATGCAGCGTCAGGCACCAGAAGCTTTTGAAGGAATGGGGAACGGCAGGGAAGCAAGAATGAATTCGGACCGTGGCCGTATGAGCCGAGAGATGTCTTCCGGAGCCTTCGGTCATGAGGGCTTGGGCGGCGGTCGCGGTGCAGGCGGGTTCGAAGGCTTTGGAGGCCGAAGAGGAGGTGGCGGACCAGGTCTGCGCAGGTAA
- a CDS encoding DUF2950 domain-containing protein codes for MLLFTKNRIKARLNRSGLAVLIVVSLTTVALQNNAIAADVKHKISQKSFSSPEGAAAALVAAAKGDDTNALSAILGPDGKQLIFSGDKVADKNGRLRFVQLYEEKNRIIKESDVRAILEVGNDAWPFPIPIVEAGKGWRFDTKEGKIEVLNRRMGRNERGAIQTCLAYVDAQREYASKDRNGDKVLEYAQKFRSEPGKRDGLYWEPKEGEEQSPMGIFVANAKREGYGNKKSGDNPSPYHGYYYKILKAQGKNAPGGAYDYVLKGRMIGGFALIAYPAQYGSSGIMTFIVSHSGEVYEKDLGKRTSSVAQAIKIFDPDKTWHKVDSKYLEPPVQDEGGEVLLQKTK; via the coding sequence ATGCTTCTATTCACAAAAAATCGTATAAAAGCTCGTCTGAATCGCTCAGGGTTAGCCGTTCTTATAGTGGTTTCCCTGACAACCGTTGCATTGCAAAACAATGCCATAGCGGCAGACGTAAAGCATAAAATCTCGCAAAAGTCCTTCTCCTCTCCGGAAGGGGCTGCTGCAGCGCTGGTGGCCGCTGCAAAAGGCGATGATACGAATGCACTCTCAGCCATTTTGGGTCCCGATGGAAAACAGCTCATCTTCTCGGGCGATAAGGTTGCTGATAAAAACGGACGGTTGCGTTTTGTTCAGCTGTACGAGGAGAAGAACCGGATAATCAAGGAGAGTGATGTCAGGGCGATCCTCGAAGTGGGAAATGATGCCTGGCCTTTCCCCATTCCCATTGTGGAAGCAGGCAAGGGTTGGCGCTTTGATACTAAAGAAGGAAAGATAGAAGTTCTGAACCGTCGCATGGGGAGAAACGAGCGGGGCGCCATTCAGACCTGTCTGGCATATGTCGATGCGCAACGGGAATATGCATCCAAGGACCGGAATGGAGATAAGGTGTTGGAATACGCTCAGAAATTTAGGAGTGAACCAGGCAAGAGGGATGGTCTTTACTGGGAGCCCAAAGAAGGCGAAGAGCAAAGTCCCATGGGAATTTTCGTTGCCAATGCAAAGCGGGAAGGGTACGGAAATAAGAAATCCGGCGATAATCCTTCACCCTACCATGGATATTATTACAAGATTCTGAAGGCTCAGGGGAAGAACGCACCCGGCGGTGCATATGACTACGTGCTTAAGGGTAGGATGATCGGGGGGTTCGCTCTGATTGCCTATCCAGCTCAATATGGATCATCGGGAATTATGACCTTTATCGTAAGCCATAGCGGTGAGGTATATGAGAAGGATTTGGGCAAAAGGACGTCCTCTGTTGCACAGGCGATAAAAATCTTCGATCCTGATAAAACATGGCACAAGGTGGACTCCAAGTACCTGGAACCCCCCGTCCAAGACGAAGGCGGTGAGGTTCTTTTGCAGAAAACGAAATGA
- a CDS encoding hybrid sensor histidine kinase/response regulator, which produces MPQNRSPHLEPLHREPLGKRESDSSYRSLFERVCMGIYRMNSQGDLTDVNEAFAKMFGYPNRESLLRQNLFELDVDSESRREWLAKIEEDGVVSNFESVWRHCDGHDVWVQDNAVAVWDDSGEVLFYEGIVRDLTECKRLQRQLQEAQKVQAIATLTGGIAHDFNNILSAVFGYTQMALLSIPAESPLRQNLEEVLKAGNRAKDLVKQILTFSRMNEENPAPLQISLITKEVLKFLRSSFPSTIRIQQDIQTKPSGWDTVLANPSQIHQILMNLCTFALQTIREKGGTLEVELRDISCDESFSTLYPDLKPGSYLILAVSQTAPDTSTDITDGFFDPAIAGIEDSIRKGKGLAVVYEIVKALGGALRIQMEPGDRVTFHIVLPRIFPADTIRERTTGPLPAGTERILLVDDEKSLVDIGKKMLSHLGYQVEGMVSSTEALKVFKSRSDDFDLIIADVTMPEISGLDLTKECLKVRPDIPVILCTGMSDATVFEKAREVGVREFLRKPFIFRLLADTVRNALDDQPAG; this is translated from the coding sequence ATGCCACAAAATAGGAGTCCGCACCTCGAACCTTTGCATAGAGAGCCTCTTGGAAAGCGGGAGAGTGATTCCAGTTATCGAAGCCTTTTCGAGCGTGTGTGCATGGGAATTTATCGCATGAACTCGCAGGGCGATCTCACCGACGTCAACGAAGCCTTTGCGAAGATGTTCGGATATCCGAACCGGGAGTCTCTGCTGAGGCAAAATCTTTTCGAACTGGATGTGGATAGTGAGTCCCGCAGAGAGTGGCTGGCGAAGATTGAAGAGGACGGCGTCGTTTCAAACTTTGAATCTGTCTGGCGCCACTGCGATGGTCATGATGTCTGGGTTCAGGACAATGCCGTAGCGGTATGGGATGATTCCGGCGAAGTGCTCTTCTATGAAGGAATCGTCAGGGATTTGACAGAATGTAAGCGTCTTCAAAGGCAGCTTCAAGAAGCTCAGAAGGTGCAGGCGATCGCTACTTTGACGGGGGGGATTGCTCATGATTTCAACAATATTCTCTCGGCTGTTTTTGGGTATACGCAAATGGCCCTCCTGAGCATTCCGGCGGAATCTCCCCTGCGTCAGAATCTGGAGGAGGTCCTTAAGGCAGGCAATCGTGCGAAGGATCTGGTGAAACAGATCCTGACGTTCAGTCGCATGAATGAAGAGAATCCTGCTCCACTTCAAATAAGTCTCATCACCAAGGAGGTTCTCAAGTTCCTCAGATCATCTTTTCCATCCACCATCCGTATCCAGCAGGATATCCAGACCAAACCGAGCGGTTGGGATACCGTCCTTGCAAATCCCTCTCAAATACATCAGATACTGATGAACCTGTGCACCTTTGCTCTTCAGACGATAAGGGAAAAGGGTGGAACACTCGAGGTGGAGCTCAGAGATATTTCCTGCGACGAGAGCTTTTCAACTTTATATCCCGATTTGAAGCCTGGTTCCTACTTGATTCTGGCTGTGAGTCAGACGGCGCCCGATACGTCCACTGATATTACGGACGGCTTTTTTGACCCGGCCATCGCGGGTATAGAAGACTCTATTAGAAAAGGAAAGGGGCTTGCCGTCGTGTATGAGATTGTCAAAGCCCTGGGTGGAGCCTTACGCATTCAAATGGAGCCGGGAGATAGAGTCACCTTTCATATTGTCCTGCCGAGAATATTCCCTGCTGACACGATAAGAGAGAGAACAACAGGGCCGCTTCCCGCCGGAACGGAGCGAATTCTTCTGGTGGATGATGAGAAATCATTGGTGGATATAGGAAAAAAGATGCTGAGTCATCTGGGATATCAGGTGGAGGGGATGGTCAGCAGCACTGAAGCTCTGAAAGTTTTTAAAAGCCGCTCTGACGATTTTGACTTGATCATTGCCGATGTGACCATGCCGGAAATATCCGGGCTGGATTTAACCAAAGAGTGCCTGAAAGTAAGGCCCGATATTCCGGTCATATTGTGTACCGGAATGTCTGATGCGACAGTGTTTGAAAAGGCGAGGGAGGTGGGTGTCCGTGAATTTCTCAGGAAACCATTTATTTTTCGCTTATTGGCTGACACTGTTCGGAATGCTCTGGACGATCAGCCGGCCGGTTGA